In a single window of the Acyrthosiphon pisum isolate AL4f chromosome X, pea_aphid_22Mar2018_4r6ur, whole genome shotgun sequence genome:
- the LOC100158689 gene encoding uncharacterized protein LOC100158689: MEQPDLNYLKMVIRSLLTSSPGKVTISQILKEYHDYEGSNLPYKHFGFKNVFELLENMKDVVKIPSNPSMSSFITLIVDEKTSHLRELVVNQKSKRPRPRKNNSTGRSGSNNHLLKSANFKSRVYNHNNYKTEYSTSRYDSSARGYEHRTSKYDYNARGYDHIKIKPLSSKPIGTVTPELKSFIENLCNTSGTEIITITKLKSCLINHPDYKKLGTTNIEESINMLKFFIYIDKGGVHLKDSPFEIFPSKTSDKQEYTIPTSANYQCNIVNESEVLSYSEPSDDEVDETDDLGSQILNIYENEHKINQKSTSTAHNNTISLISNSQHDDSCQKLYTYDSSSQHEPNQLAPQNLVNMCKKGLNDSESKNNDTVPAQNNYKNTLISSTIKPFHIKIGSKIEHKPNGDVQNLSKTKDDYKKAIVAIIARSDQPITVNKVLNKFKNEHGYTFPFQEFSCGSYMDFFRLYPDMFQLEDQCSTNSVVSLEKQIIFKRKRTVRKFLKEASIFNNVAVTNSENDILNQSNIISELLTNKDDDQKYINATIDNSCQPYCEKSIHLNEIYDAETILDTMKVKMRCLLSKHKDGILCNDFMNVYGNEYNSHFNFSEYGFSSMRDMAYKLPSVFYVKLTEDNQESILFEACRRSELENNLDDPSLYYKNIPKTVLYNLSKFFNKYRTGIKFDELMTLYCTEYGRAYEPLKYGYSSEKHMFESLDKMVEIKNNKLFTLNPFAYTKGLQNLDYNDNYDNNSVAIPDPDFLLHYSGNDICSGKFKYPTVKLNNQKYIKVIVAEIYNPSSFYIQLAAEFNNLNSLMDSLQLYYNDNEKSTKLYQH, translated from the exons ATGGAACAAccagatttaaattatttaaagatgGTTATACGGAGTCTTTTAACTAGCTCTCCAGGTAAAGTGACAATTtcacaaatattaaaagaataccATGATTATGAAGGTTCTAATTTACCATATAAGCACTTTGGGTTCAAGAATGTTTTTGAGTTGCTGGAAAATATGAAAGATGTTGTAAAA ataccgTCAAATCCAAGTATGAGTTCTTTCATTACACTTATTGTTGATGAAAAAACTTCACACCTCAGAGAACttgttgtaaatcaaaaatCTAAAAGACCTCGTCCTAGAAAAAACAATTCCACTGGAAGAAGTGGTAGTAATAATCACTTGTTGAAGTCTGCCAACTTTAAATCTCGTgtttacaatcataataattataagactgAATATAGCACATCTAG GTATGACAGCAGTGCTCGTGGATATGAACATCGCACTTCTAAGTATGATTACAATGCTCGTGGATATgatcatattaaaatcaaaccTTTAAGCTCAAAACCTATTGGCACTGTAACACCCGAACTCAAGAGTTTTATAGAAAATCTCTGTAATACTTCCGGTACAGAA ATAATAACTATTACTAAATTAAAGAGTTGTCTAATAAATCATCCAGATTATAAGAAATTGGGTACAACTAATATTGAAGAgtctataaatatgttaaaattttttatctacATTGATAAAGGAGGTGTACACCTTAAAG attctccatttgaaatatttccatCTAAAACATCTGATAAACAAGAGTACACAATACCAACATCTGCAAATTACcaatgtaatattgttaatgAAAGCGAAGTATTGTCATACAGTGAACCAAGTGATGACGAAGTTGATGAGACGGATGATTTAGGTTCCCAAATCCTTAACATATATG AAAATGAAcacaaaataaaccaaaaatcaaCCAGCACTGCACATAATAACACAATCTCGCTGATCAGTAATTCTCAACATGATGATAGTTGTCAGAAGTTATACACCTATGATTCATCTTCTCAGCATGAACCAAATCAGTTAGCACCTCAGAACTTGGTCAATATGTGCAAAAAAG GTTTGAATGATTCAGAGTCAAAAAATAATGACACAGTTCcagctcaaaataattataaaaatacattgatatCGTCTACTATTAAACCTTTTCATATtaaa ATTGGGTCCAAAATAGAACATAAACCAAACGGTGATGTACAAA ATTTATCCAAAACTAAGGATGATTATAAAAAAGCCATTGTTGCTATTATTGCCAGATCTGATCAACCAATTACCGTAAATAAAGTattgaacaaatttaaaaatgaacatgGTTATACCTTTCCATTTCAAGAATTTTCATGTGGATCATACATGGACTTTTTTCGTTTGTATCCAGATATGTTTCAA ttggaaGACCAATGCTCTACAAACAGTGTTGTAAGtctagaaaaacaaataatattcaaacgaaAAAGAACTGTTAGAAAATTCTTAAAAGAAGCAT ccaTATTTAACAATGTTGCTGTTACCAATTCAGAAAACGATATTTTGAATCAAAGTAACATTATATCTGAACTATTAACAAACAAAGACGATGatcagaaatatataaatgctaCTATTGATAACTCATGCCAACCATA TTGTGAAAAGTCAATACATTTGAATGAAATATATGATGCTGAAACGATATTGGATACAATGAAAGTAAAAATGCGCTGTCTTTTAAGTAAACACAAAGatggtatattatgtaacgATTTTATGAATGTTTATGGT aatgagTATAACAGTCACTTCAATTTTTCCGAGTATGGATTTAGCAGCATGAGAGATATGGCATACAAGTTACCAtctgtattttatgtaaaattaactgAAGATAACCAGGAATCTATTCTATTTGAAGCTTGTAGACGAAGTGAACTAGAAAATAACTTGGACG atccATCACTGTATTATAAGAATATCCCGAAGACTGTATTGTATAATCTTTCAAAGTTCTTTAATAAGTATCGAACTGGTATCAAATTTGATGAACTGATGACTTTAtactgt acaGAATATGGCCGAGCTTATGAACCATTAAAATATGGATATTCTTCCGAAAAGCACATGTTTGAATCTTTAGACAAAATGGttgagataaaaaataataagctgTTTACATTAAATCCTTTTGCCTATACAAAAGGTTTAcaaaatttagattataatGACAATTATGATAACAATTCTGTTGCGATACCG gatcctgattttttattgcattactCTGGAAATGATATCTGCAGTGGAAAATTTAAGTATCCTACAGTTAAGTTGAACAATCAAAAGTATATAAAAGTTATTGTTGCTGAGATTTATAACCCAAGTTCATTTTACATTCAATTAGCAGCAGAATTCAATAATCTGAATAGTTTAATGGACTCATTGCA attatattacaaCGACAATGAAAAAAGTACAAAGTTATACCAACACTAA
- the LOC100161936 gene encoding venom prothrombin activator porpharin-D isoform X3 has protein sequence MIYKPKGYNVDSTAVHSDNIAVIILASKVSFSNGVVPACIDWNSKYTVQEGAQGKAFFWEQEGYCNITKNDTQSLNLLEKSFTYMNINDCRGFYYKGEDLTYDKFCAASKLGKKICPYGTSGQGLSFLYSNSYFLTGILSLKSIQNNYTVHGFTDIKYHIQWIREILNKHLTVNSCVLPVIEGVVYSYEGSNDILSHGTLINHHLTVIENCEHGYHKAYPKAFRYCLGKGKWLSNSDQLCFKMCPPLESDSLDFKCSFNGKYASCSNLSIPDTIATPSCKATYTAPNGQEDTPLELRCQSNGMWNKQLYKCIPYCGRTYVKSEVLIENGEKARVGTAPWNVGIYRFNRKNSIHEMICGGTVIAPNLVISAAHCFWNLHMSSKIISIKDGLYKIAVGKYDRNFTIIDNEFTQILNVEMIYVHEGYYGSSSFYADDIAIIVLPNRLFFSNGVAPICIDWNDKYNVVNGDNGKVVGWGRTEKDIPSPILLEASLPYINHSTCQKMFTGGFELFVTIDKFCAGSSVVSGQSVGRGDSGAGLCFFHYDSYYLTGVVSVKDPDSNKYIAVFTEIKYHIQWIRGLYTRYN, from the exons ATGATTTACAAACCTAAAGGTTATAATGTAGATTCTACTGCGGTCCATAGTGATAATATAGCTGTCATTATATTAGCAAGCAAAGTTTCGTTTAGTAATGGCGTTGTACCGGCTTGTATTGATTGGAATAGTAAATATACTGTACAGGAAGGAGCTCAAGGAAAG GCGTTTTTTTGGGAACAGGAAGGATATTGCAACATCACGAAAAATGACACACAAAGtcttaatttattagaaaaatcgTTTACATACATGAATATTAATGATTGTCGaggattttattataaaggagAAGATCTGACTTATGATAAATTTTGTGCTGCTTCTAAATTGG GAAAAAAGATTTGTCCATATGGAACTAGTGGACAAGGCTTAAGCTTTTTATACtctaattcttattttttaaccgGGATACTTTCTctaaaaagtatacaaaataactatacagTCCATGGTTTTACAGATATTAAATACCATATTCAATGGATTCGTGAGATTTTAAACAAACAT CTCACAGTGAATTCGTGTGTTTTACCAGTTATTGAAGGAGTTGTATATTCTTATGAAGGTTCTAATGACATTTTATCTCACGGGACATTAATTAATCATCATCTTACTGTTATTGAGAATTGTGAACATGGATATCATAAGGCTTATCCCAAAGCTTTTAGGTACTGTCTCGGAAAAGGAAAATGGTTATCGAATTCTGATCAATTGTGTTTCA AAATGTGTCCACCGCTTGAATCAGATAgtttagattttaaatgtaGTTTTAATGGTAAGTATGCTAGTTGTTCAAATTTATCGATACCTGATACAATAGCAACACCATCGTGTAAAGCAACGTATACTGCACCGAATGGACAAGAAGACACTCCGCTTGAATTACGTTGTCAATCTAATGGGATGTGGAACAAACAGCTATATAAATGCATTCCat attgcgGTAGAACATATGTAAAAAGCGAAGTATTGATCGAAAATGGTGAAAAAGCACGTGTTGGAACTGCACCTTGGAATGTTGGAATATATCGATTCAACCGAAAAAATTCCATTCATGAAATGATATGTGGAGGAACAGTTATTGCTCCAAATTTAGTCATTTCTG ctgcTCATTGTTTTTGGAATTTACATATGTCATCTAAGATAATATCGATAAAAGATGGTCTATATAAAATTGCTGTTGGAAAATATGAtagaaattttacaataattgataatgaatttactcaaatattgaac GTAGAAATGATTTACGTGCACGAAGGTTATTACGGATCTTCTTCATTTTATGCTGATGATATAGCTATTATTGTGTTACCAAACagacttttttttagtaatggTGTTGCTCCTATTTGTATCGATTGGAATGATAAATACAATGTGGTAAATGGAGATAATGGAAAG GTTGTTGGTTGGGGAAGAACGGAAAAAGACATTCCAAGTCCCATTTTATTAGAAGCATCTTTACCATATATCAATCATAGTACTTGCCAGAAAATGTTTACAGGTGGATTTGAACTATTTGTGACTATTGATAAGTTTTGTGCCGGTTCTTCAgtgg tttcAGGACAATCAGTGGGTCGGGGAGATAGCGGCGCTGGATTATGCTTTTTCCACTatgattcttattatttaaccgGAGTAGTGAGTGTCAAGGATCcagattcaaataaatatatcgcAGTTTTTACAGAAATTAAGTACCATATTCAATGGATTCGTGGACTGTATACAAGATATAActaa